The proteins below are encoded in one region of Pomacea canaliculata isolate SZHN2017 linkage group LG7, ASM307304v1, whole genome shotgun sequence:
- the LOC112567910 gene encoding uncharacterized protein LOC112567910 codes for MGDQEFLNAKRGKKRRKSTKKYSYDVPDTLCNSVHIKDVEQSSGAILQTSKSSKLECTTFNIKGTREQILKALQLITMSTGLKDIELEKAKRHWLEWVEQYFPDFERRSYFIPPVQIMRVPIAEPNVAGQNVLMIKTDDTPSSSSMDLAMSSSKIPSVQKSDIIDDKAFYSVMSALKTFSEAHPEVFMCLSHYPFVSYLGEESFYPAVAHLPIPRNLPEKYPKSWRQGDFDVLLIHRQYGFVVLEVKAVRINDEKTEQEQDEQVSKKLKEAAEQLKKAEAMLSHLVSDIASGLRITKTIACPNLTTDQVQEIINNNELLGKDLCDCFKVQNIADAVRLILCSDHLLCHESQQTSRTDKLQSFQKWWQELLAGPGSEKGLNSELYRDLVARFCGPASSLTTKCVNEPRVSMKTLGNVVAHVGHCYADLKTLLPEQCELLKQAPRRIFMAGPPGTGRSTILLRIAIKWFLDENKVYVLSTWDYSRAATFRLRHLLLEDLKSRSTHSDRENRIVVLKKNFRKKEDVDITLNELADVVRHGPLYIIADEVGPDGKSEQNVFPEFCTRLLQCCKGIEDHLHFWAASCQTGLAPQELYGEKIQGWKLQKYTCPLRSPPPVVQEIKKFVEVPEGHTFPEYSQRNAPDHADGPPVKRFYHCPREHAWTRVEDCVACAKKVARFLCTELTLGVSATCAGESTASIRHSPSLQYKDVFILSWMDLSEDARILKALSQAGVPWKVMKNLDSDIEDVATDRSNVVWAAREQLVRGIKRKVVVVLDNHDDSNQEYKEARQRAMSRCSALLVLVCPPSEKSD; via the exons ATG GGCGACCAAGAATTTCTTAATGCCAAACGAGGGAAAAAAAGGCGGAAATCTACTAAAAAGTACTCATACGACGTACCAGACACTCTGTGCAATTCAGTACACATTAAAG ATGTTGAACAGTCGTCTGGTGCCATCCTACAAACTAGCAAGTCGTCTAAACTGGAATGCACTACTTTTAACATCAAAGGGACTCGAGAGCAAATTCTAAAAGCTCTTCAACTGATCACCATGTCAACAGGCTTAAAA GATATAGAGCTTGAGAAAGCTAAAAGGCACTGGCTCGAATGGGTTGAACAATATTTTCCTGATTTTGAACGGCGCTCCTATTTTATTCCCCCTGTGCAAATAATGCGAGTTCCTATAGCTGAGCCAAATGTTGCAGGTCAGAATGTTCTAATGATTAAAACAGATGACACACCGAGCAGTAGTAGCATGGACCTAGCCATGAGTTCATCTAAAATACCTTCTGTACAAAAGAGCGACATTATTGACGATAAGGCTTTTTATTCTGTGATGTCTGCTCTTAAAACTTTCTCGGAAGCACATCCAGAAGTGTTTATGTGTCTGAGTCATTATCCTTTCGTCTCGTATCTCGGTGAGGAGAGCTTTTATCCAGCAGTAGCTCACCTTCCGATACCTAGAAACCTGCCAGAGAAGTATCCGAAGAGCTGGAGACAAGGAGACTTCGATGTTCTCCTCATTCACAGACAATACGGCTTTGTTGTATTGGAAGTGAAAGCTGTTAGAATAAACGATGAAAAAACAGAACAGGAGCAAGATGAACAGGTGTCGAAGAAACTAAAAGAAGCTGCAGAGCAGCTAAAAAAAGCAGAAGCCATGTTGTCACATCTGGTGTCAGACATCGCTTCTGGTTTGCGCATCACCAAGACAATTGCTTGCCCGAACCTCACAACTGATCAGGTGCAGGAAATCATTAATAACAATGAACTGCTAGGAAAG GATCTATGTGATTGCtttaaagtacaaaacattGCCGATGCCGTTCGCCTGATCCTATGTTCTGATCACCTGTTGTGTCATGAATCACAACAAACTTCAAGAACTGATAAGCTGCAATCGTTTCAAAAATGGTGGCAGGAGCTGCTTGCTGGACCAGGGAGCGAAAAAGGGTTAAATTCTGAATTGTACAGGGACCTTGTCGCGag ATTTTGTGGACCGGCTTCTAGTCTGACAACTAAATGTGTAAATGAACCTCGTGTAAGCATGAAAACACTAGGGAATGTCGTGGCTCATGTTGGACACTGCTATGCAGATTTAAAGACACTCCTACCCGAGCAATGTGAGCTTCTCAAACAAGCTCCTCGAAGGATATTTATGGCTGGGCCACCTGGCACAGGTAGGTCTACTATACTACTTCGGATAGCCATAAAATGGTTTTTGGATGAAAACAAAGTCTACGTGTTGAGTACGTGGGACTACAGTCGGGCAGCAACATTCAGGCTACGACATCTGCTGCTCGAGGACCTTAAGTCGCGATCTACACATTCAGACAGAGAAAACCGTATTGTGGTATTGAAGAAAAATTTTAGAAAGAAGGAGGATGTTGACATTACGTTGAATGAACTCGCAGACGTGGTGAGACACGGACCTTTGTAcatcatcgctgatgaagtgggACCTGATGGCAA GTCAGAACAGAACGTTTTTCCAGAATTCTGCACCCGTCTCCTGCAATGTTGTAAAGGCATCGAAGATCATCTCCATTTTTGGGCTGCAAGTTGTCAGACTGGCCTCGCACCACAAGAGTTGTACGGCGAGAAGATACAGGGCTGGAAATTGCAAAAATATACCTGTCCACTCCGAAGTCCACCACCTGTAGTACAAGAAATTAAGAAGTTTGTGGAGGTACCGGAGGGTCACACTTTTCCTGAGTACAGTCAGCGAAACGCACCAGACCATGCAGACGGTCCACCCGTAAAACGGTTTTATCACTGTCCTCGTGAACATGCGTGGACAAGAGTTGAAGATTGTGTCGCTTGTGCGAAAAAGGTGGCAAGATTTTTGTGCACAGAACTAACCCTGGGTGTGTCTGCTACTT GCGCTGGTGAGTCTACTGCCAGCATCAGACATTCACCCAGTCTGCAGTATAAAGACGTGTTCATTCTGTCATGGATGGATCTTTCAGAGGACGCCCGCATATTAAAGGCGCTGTCACAGGCTGGAGTTCCATGGAAGGTCATGAAGAATTTGGACTCGGACATCGAGGACGTAGCTACAGACCGCAGTAACGTGGTGTGGGCGGCCAGAGAGCAGCTAGTTCGTGGGATCAAACGAAAAGTCGTTGTTGTTCTCGATAACCATGACGACAGTAACCAGGAGTACAAAGAGGCAAGACAACGGGCCATGTCCAGGTGCTCGGCACTGCTTGTGCTTGTGTGTCCACCTAGCGAGAAATCGGACTAA
- the LOC112567919 gene encoding uncharacterized protein LOC112567919 isoform X1 — translation MFEVFCLIFLIPLEVQGGGDTKCTTTDGNNLKCKFPENINSTRKDFSVYFYPDTGVEEKVVDCVWISEQLHCIRQKGFECQQPVSDNAVIDVPTRFVNRTGSYRCNTNGYRPKAISTCRFNETKGQEKTAACEANKTMGGPQVILNCKFSFNVDSFSITQNTTVVAHFSKSECQSSSMACSHESGNSQDMFHVKLDVTHYPHGEYTCHPDSSSPQLQVQGCMVYQDTASESPSLPVVAVVLPVICVLSVVSVVGIVLIIRRRRCVSYQHKKPERQRPKAFSKKTFEIPVLSLCIPASNSCFIIMN, via the exons ATGTTTGAAGTCTTCTGCTTGATATTTCTGATTCCATTGGAGGTTCAAG GGGGCGGAGATACCAAGTGCACGACAACAGATGGGAACAATTTAAAGTGCAAATTCCCAGAGAATATCAACTCCACGAGAAAAGACTTTTCAGTATATTTTTATCCCGACACAGGAGTAGAAG AGAAGGTGGTGGACTGTGTATGGATCAGCGAGCAGCTGCACTGTATCAGACAGAAGGGCTTTGAGTGTCAGCAGCCTGTGTCAGACAATGCTGTCATTGACGTCCCCACAAGATTTGTCAACAGAACTGGGAGCTACAGGTGTAACACTAACGGATACAGGCCTAAAGCCATCTCAACCTGTCGTTTTAATGAAACTAAAG GTCAAGAGAAAACAGCAGCTTGTGAGGCGAACAAAACTATGGGTGGTCCTCAAGTGATTTTGAActgcaaattttctttcaacGTGGACAGCTTTAGCATCACACAGAACACAA CTGTTGTAGCCCATTTCTCTAAGTCGGAGTGTCAAAGCTCATCCATGGCGTGTAGTCATGAGTCTGGGAACAGCCAAGACATGTTCCATGTGAAGCTGGATGTTACCCACTACCCACATGGCGAATATACCTGTCACCCGGACTCGTCTTCTCCACAGCTGCAAGTCCAAGGGTGCATGGTATATCAGGACACAGCGAGTGAAA GCCCGTCATTGCCTGTGGTTGCAGTGGTCTTGCCAGTCATTTGTGTCTTGTCTGTTGTATCAGTAGTTGGCATCGTTCTCATCATCAGAAGACGAAGGTGTGTTTCTTATCAGCATAAAAAACCTGAAAGACAGAGACCCAAAGCATTTTccaagaaaacatttgaaatcCCTGTTCTATCTCTTTGCATCCCGGCTAGTAATTCTTGCTTTATAATTATGAATTGA
- the LOC112567918 gene encoding uncharacterized protein LOC112567918, with the protein MALSKLNFPFVLKILCLILLISLTAQGSKETTCTPRNWKTLQCNFPQNINTTRKDYTVYFLPDNGGEEKVVDCAWINDKLHCLRQEGFECSESVTDKSIIGVPERFVNREGSFRCNMNGHKPGNFSSCRFLANKGEEPFAACEASLANAESQVVLNCNFSVDVESFIVMKNTTVVSSFTKSDCQSSSPICTHMPGDNHHIFSVTLDVEDFTYGEYKCHPEDPPPQLQVKGCSLNINKQTESSDIPVVAVVLPIVCVMALVSTGVFLFVIRKLIMIKKAMLKKREVAGDIEGKIPLRSATSDCQDGRGLSRP; encoded by the exons AT GGCTCTTTCAAAACTCAACTTTCCTTTCGTGTTAAAAATCTTGTGCTTGATATTGCTGATTTCACTCACAGCACAAG GGAGCAAAGAAACAACATGTACACCACGAAACTGGAAAACCCTACAGTGCAACTTCCCACAAAATATCAACACGACGAGGAAGGATTATACAGTCTATTTTCTACCTGACAATGGCGGAGAAG AAAAGGTGGTTGACTGTGCGTGGATCAATGACAAGCTTCACTGCCTCCGACAGGAGGGCTTTGAGTGCAGTGAGTCTGTGACAGACAAATCCATTATTGGTGTACCTGAAAGATTTGTCAACAGAGAAGGAAGTTTTAGATGCAACATGAATGGCCACAAACCTGGGAACTTCTCCTCCTGTCGATTTCTGGCAAATAAAG GTGAAGAGCCTTTCGCAGCTTGTGAGGCAAGCCTGGCTAATGCAGAATCTCAAGTTGTTTTGAACTGCAATTTCTCGGTGGACGTGGAGAGCTTTATTGTCATGAAAAATACAA CGGTTGTATCCAGCTTCACAAAATCCGACTGCCAAAGCTCTTCCCCTATTTGTACTCACATGCCTGGGGATAACCACCACATCTTCAGTGTAACGCTTGATGTTGAAGATTTCACATATGGCGAATACAAGTGTCACCCAGAAGATCCACCACCTCAGCTTCAAGTCAAAGGATGCAgcttaaacataaacaaacagactGAAA gTTCCGATATTCCCGTGGTTGCTGTTGTATTGCCAATCGTCTGTGTAATGGCTCTTGTGTCCACTGgggtttttctgtttgtcatcAGAAAGCTGATAATGATTAA GAAAGCCATGCTTAAGAAAAGAGAAGTAGCAGGAGATATCGAAGGGAAAATCCCTTTACGCTCAGCAACCAGTGACTGCCAAGATGGACGGGGACTGTCGCGTCCGTAG
- the LOC112567914 gene encoding uncharacterized protein LOC112567914, whose protein sequence is MDRQLFLWWLLSFSCWIKTGKSSMLGCAPIDTKHTSYEEVSVSENTPAVFSQKVTPAASETFEDSSFNVEIKLCEKETYHIVCRCRWISDSNGVCKNQTISSVCEADKSEMRFTLFVKRSYSDVMWELFRQNSTPLVLKHSKLRVTYPPTITALRLNGRDVNGTEYVSENQEVSISCSFINGNPAVSIRLVDGKGSTLSSTRLKEGPLVLSRDFHCNDVRLTIGCEAPGSELNRSVTILVKCLPELSPISTQVLDLARIVGEKLTFRMKSYTSNIRKCQMTKLPPQPITKEVACSVSGSVPELILTLSLSTESWIGQGIWMLHVVTEIGNSNISFGLIDSSVNGRKPELIDGLGEFC, encoded by the exons ATGGACAGACAGCTCTTTCTTTGGTGGCTGTTGAGTTTTTCATGCTGGATAAAGACGGGAAAAAGTAGCATGCTCGGAT GTGCCCCAATTGATACAAAACACACATCGTATGAAGAGGTTTCAGTGTCAGAGAACACACCAGCCGTCTTTAGTCAAAAAGTTACTCCAGCAGCCAGCGAGACTTTTGAAGACTCAAGCtttaatgttgaaataaaattgtgtgaaaAGGAAACATACCACATTGTTTGCAGGTGCCGTTGGATATCTGATAGTAATGGTGTGtgtaaaaatcaaacaatttctTCCGTCTGCGAGGCCGACAAATCAGAAATGCGCTTCACCTTGTTTGTAAAGCGAAGCTATAGTGACGTCATGTGGGAGCTCTTCAGACAGAACTCTACTCCACTTGTACTCAAGCACTCAAAGCTCCGAGTCACCT ATCCTCCAACAATCACAGCGCTGCGTTTGAATGGACGAGATGTTAATGGGACTGAGTATGTTTCCGAGAATCAGGAGGTCAGCATCTCGTGTTCCTTTATCAATGGAAACCCTGCAGTTAGCATTCGCCTAGTGGACGGCAAAGGGAGCACACTGAGTTCCACAAGACTCAAAGAGGGACCACTCGTGCTGTCGCGAGATTTTCACTGCAACGATGTGAGGCTGACCATCGGATGTGAGGCGCCGGGGTCGGAGCTGAACCGATCTGTGACCATTCTTGTCAAAT GTTTGCCTGAGTTGTCTCCCATATCTACTCAAGTCTTAGATTTAGCGAGAATCGTAGGTGAAAAATTAACATTTCGAATGAAATCCTACACTAGCAATataagaaaatgtcagatgacCAAGTTGCCCCCGCAGCCTATCACGAAGGAAGTGGCATGCAGTGTGAGTGGAAGTGTCCCGGAACTTATCTTGACGTTAAGTCTTTCAACCGAATCTTGGATTGGACAAGGGATTTGGATGCTACACGTCGTGACAGAGATAGGAAATTCGAACATTAGCTTTGGCCTCATCGACAGTTCAG TTAACGGTCGGAAGCCTGAATTGATTGATG
- the LOC112567907 gene encoding uncharacterized protein LOC112567907 encodes MASLLPCFKQTKPRNKSKSIKEMCYDVPDTLCDRIHIEEITGKSGATVALRPSTIPGHTTFIMTGTRSQHLEALRLIGTATGQQMRELQKAQTYWLEWIQAAFPEFESETYFLPPVHMRRVPMTQQSIACQCVSVLNIEDQPRSPAKHPDMTPSSTEPPQISNIPCVQQSDMYDDEAIQIVLFSLKTLSELRKEVFMCLSQFSFGSYLGEPGFAPATAHLPLPSNLPSTLPWSWRQGDFDVLLIHKQYGFVIIEIKSVGYSTGHSQEERDKHIKKKLMDAVQQLNKAEAMLSYLVSDIASGVRITKTIACPNLTAAQIHQVVSDCDEVRQALCQCFKLRDPDDMKHLILSSDHLFLPQTLKHDMNDKIKAINEWWQQVVGPGPDAQSRSRHTMYLDILARFCGPASTVTVPCTNEPRICIKTFDQAVAHVGNCYAAHMILFPEQIDLLTRAPRRVFMAGPPGAGKSTVLLLIGLVWLEDGNDVYVLSTWDRSLSATFRICYLLQETLKTHRPDMEGTGHVLTIKKNFRQMTDVEEALTELTELARQKPLHIIADEVGPDLESEYYIFPKFCESLLQRCHGFVDHLHFWVASSHNSVAPEEFYKEDKVGWEWNCFTRPLRPPPCVLREIKKAVEIKMGIVQDYSERSVPDHTDGPPVKWFYHHPEQHECSRVEDCDVCGKDVATFLIKKLRLCLSASAESDSALVNKENPSGGNRPRLCLQYKDVFILSWGQLHEDAPVLKALRDADIPVRVMSDSESDIEDVAIACSNVVWAARQQLVCGSMRKVVVVLSNYDDSKGQYVFTRLCAMSRCTSQLVVVCPPPEDESD; translated from the exons ATGGCAAGTCTACTACCTTGCTTCAAGCAAACCAAACCCAGGAATAAGTCAAAGTCTATTAAAGAAATGTGCTACGATGTACCCGACACGTTATGTGACCGGATACATATTGAAG AGATCACAGGAAAGTCCGGCGCAACCGTTGCCCTTCGACCCTCAACTATTCCGGGCCATACGACGTTTATTATGACAGGCACTCGAAGTCAACATCTAGAAGCTTTACGACTGATCGGCACAGCGACAGGGCAACAG ATGAGGGAGTTGCAAAAAGCACAAACCTATTGGCTAGAATGGATTCAAGCAGCATTTCCTGAGTTTGAAAGTGAAACCTATTTCCTCCCACCTGTCCACATGAGGCGCGTGCCGATGACTCAGCAAAGTATTGCATGCCAGTGTGTATCTGTACTTAACATAGAAGACCAACCAAGGTCTCCTGCGAAGCATCCAGACATGACCCCATCGTCCACAGAACCACCTCAGATTTCGAACATTCCTTGTGTACAACAGAGCGACATGTATGATGATGAAGCAAttcagattgttttgttttctcttaaaaCATTATCGGAGCTACGAAAAGAAGTTTTTATGTGTCTGAGTCAATTTTCTTTTGGGTCTTATTTGGGGGAACCCGGCTTTGCTCCAGCAACAGCCCATCTTCCGTTACCTAGCAACCTGCCGTCTACGTTACCTTGGAGCTGGAGACAAGGTGACTTTGATGTGCTCCTCATTCACAAACAGTACGGCTTTGttataattgaaataaaatctgttggATACAGTACTGGACACTCgcaagaagagagagataaacaTATAAAGAAGAAACTGATGGATGCTGTACAACAGTTAAACAAAGCGGAAGCCATGTTGTCATATTTGGTGTCAGACATTGCTTCTGGTGTGCGCATCACCAAAACAATCGCATGTCCAAACCTAACGGCTGCTCAGATACATCAAGTCGTTTCTGACTGTGATGAAGTGCGACAA GCCCTGTGTCAGTGTTTTAAACTGAGAGATCCTGACGACATGAAACATCTGATTCTTTCTTCTGATCATCTGTTTTTACCTCAAACTTTAAAACATGACATGAATGATAAGATAAAGGCGATAAATGAGTGGTGGCAACAAGTGGTTGGACCAGGTCCTGATGCACAGTCACGAAGCAGACATACCATGTACCTAGATATTTTAGCCAG GTTCTGTGGCCCAGCCTCTACTGTGACAGTACCATGCACAAATGAACCTCGTATCTGCATAAAAACTTTCGACCAGGCAGTGGCCCACGTGGGAAACTGTTACGCCGCTCATATGATACTTTTCCCCGAGCAAATCGACCTTCTTACCAGAGCGCCTCGTAGGGTATTCATGGCGGGTCCTCCAGGTGCAGGAAAATCTACTGTTCTTCTCCTAATAGGCCTGGTTTGGTTAGAAGATGGCAACGACGTTTACGTCTTGAGTACGTGGGACCGCAGTCTTTCAGCAACATTCAGAATTTGTTATCTGCTGCAAGAGACTCTGAAGACGCATCGCCCTGACATGGAGGGGACAGGGCATGTTCTAACCATCAAGAAAAATTTCAGACAAATGACAGACGTGGAGGAAGCGTTAACCGAACTTACAGAGCTGGCTAGACAGAAACCATTGCATATCATCGCTGACGAAGTGGGTCCTGACCTCGA GTCAGAATACTATATCTTTCCAAAATTCTGTGAGAGTCTGCTACAACGTTGTCATGGTTTTGTCGATCATCTCCATTTCTGGGTGGCAAGTAGTCACAACAGTGTCGCACCagaagagttttacaaagaGGACAAAGTAGGCTGGGAATGGAATTGTTTCACGAGACCACTGCGCCCACCACCATGTGTGCTCCGAGAAATCAAAAAAGCCGTGGAGATTAAGATGGGCATAGTTCAGGATTACAGTGAGAGAAGTGTACCAGACCACACGGATGGCCCACCTGTAAAGTGGTTTTACCATCACCCTGAACAGCATGAATGCTCAAGGGTTGAAGACTGTGATGTTTGTGGTAAAGATGTGGCAACCTTCCTTATTAAGAAACTCCGACTGTGCTTGTCTGCTT CCGCTGAGAGTGATTCTGCATTAGTCAACAAAGAGAACCCTTCTGGTGGCAACAGACCTAGACTATGCTTGCAGTACaaagatgtatttattttgtcttggGGTCAGCTTCATGAAGATGCCCCTGTCTTGAAGGCTTTGAGAGATGCTGACATCCCAGTGAGAGTGATGAGCGACTCGGAGTcagacatcgaggacgtggctaTAGCCTGCAGTAACGTGGTGTGGGCGGCCAGACAGCAGTTGGTGTGTGGCTCAATGAGAAAGGTTGTCGTTGTTCTCAGCAACTACGATGACAGTAAGGGACAGTACGTCTTCACCCGTCTATGTGCCATGTCCAGGTGTACATCACAACTGGTGGTCGTTTGTCCTCCACCCGAAGATGAGTCGGACTAA
- the LOC112567919 gene encoding uncharacterized protein LOC112567919 isoform X2: MFEVFCLIFLIPLEVQGGGDTKCTTTDGNNLKCKFPENINSTRKDFSVYFYPDTGVEEKVVDCVWISEQLHCIRQKGFECQQPVSDNAVIDVPTRFVNRTGSYRCNTNGYRPKAISTCRFNETKGQEKTAACEANKTMGGPQVILNCKFSFNVDSFSITQNTTVVAHFSKSECQSSSMACSHESGNSQDMFHVKLDVTHYPHGEYTCHPDSSSPQLQVQGCMVYQDTASESPSLPVVAVVLPVICVLSVVSVVGIVLIIRRRRKNTNKMDAEEETKHFEVVT, from the exons ATGTTTGAAGTCTTCTGCTTGATATTTCTGATTCCATTGGAGGTTCAAG GGGGCGGAGATACCAAGTGCACGACAACAGATGGGAACAATTTAAAGTGCAAATTCCCAGAGAATATCAACTCCACGAGAAAAGACTTTTCAGTATATTTTTATCCCGACACAGGAGTAGAAG AGAAGGTGGTGGACTGTGTATGGATCAGCGAGCAGCTGCACTGTATCAGACAGAAGGGCTTTGAGTGTCAGCAGCCTGTGTCAGACAATGCTGTCATTGACGTCCCCACAAGATTTGTCAACAGAACTGGGAGCTACAGGTGTAACACTAACGGATACAGGCCTAAAGCCATCTCAACCTGTCGTTTTAATGAAACTAAAG GTCAAGAGAAAACAGCAGCTTGTGAGGCGAACAAAACTATGGGTGGTCCTCAAGTGATTTTGAActgcaaattttctttcaacGTGGACAGCTTTAGCATCACACAGAACACAA CTGTTGTAGCCCATTTCTCTAAGTCGGAGTGTCAAAGCTCATCCATGGCGTGTAGTCATGAGTCTGGGAACAGCCAAGACATGTTCCATGTGAAGCTGGATGTTACCCACTACCCACATGGCGAATATACCTGTCACCCGGACTCGTCTTCTCCACAGCTGCAAGTCCAAGGGTGCATGGTATATCAGGACACAGCGAGTGAAA GCCCGTCATTGCCTGTGGTTGCAGTGGTCTTGCCAGTCATTTGTGTCTTGTCTGTTGTATCAGTAGTTGGCATCGTTCTCATCATCAGAAGACGAAG